Proteins encoded together in one Ogataea parapolymorpha DL-1 chromosome III, whole genome shotgun sequence window:
- a CDS encoding Zinc-responsive transcriptional regulator ZAP1, translating to MSPCAVRDSQDRYDELQCYLYSEAESMSEFLKCCYDPSHLLNQENCHDDEDDDQSDCCFDYCCFDNCVDVPDHEKPIQETISTATSPDRQIKLETFHSDSAYFSRDGRFNFSNNNLPGNNEDKLGTMDLLANMFPCAANPPKVFPQVSVNDMRQENKYLSQSHHHHMHFEDQYNGNVVRHDIIIPSNIHTHLHSHSHHHCPDHEQDQHGALNPPHHHHHHHHQLNPTHAVTKEEENHAPSRKRVKLTNEEPSNFISCKWNGCNDELDSSSFNQHILDSHINTKSDTYDCEWKECFFSTDNLDDLLLHAGLHLDQSPVPIETLTNTSASTKPAPHNHASHAEHTCLWVSGDGSTCNEQFMTTTDLTNHVIEVHVQSKKSEYTCRWKDCTRELKPFTQRQKVIRHLNTHTKHKPFVCHYCMKSFSLELMLEQHLRTHTGETPFKCNVCGKEFKTSSSYTIHQRIHTGEKPLECQVCGKKFRESSNLNKHMKTHTRKFKCECCMKSFDDEVKFKKHQTLCQEIGRPNLKCSCRVDQEVGVKVGH from the coding sequence ATGTCACCTTGTGCTGTGAGAGATTCTCAGGATCGATATGACGAGCTGCAATGCTATCTGTACTCGGAAGCAGAGTCTATGAGCGAGTTTTTGAAATGTTGCTATGACCCTTCTCATCTTTTGAACCAGGAGAACTGTCAcgacgatgaagatgatgatCAATCAGATTGCTGCTTTGATTATTGCTGTTTCGATAATTGTGTGGATGTTCCCGATCACGAAAAGCCGATTCAGGAGACAATATCTACTGCTACATCACCGGACAGACAGATCAAGCTCGAAACTTTTCACTCCGATTCTGCGTATTTTAGCCGGGATGGGCGATTTAATTTCTCAAACAATAACTTGCCTGGCAATAACGAAGATAAGCTGGGGACAATGGATTTACTCGCCAATATGTTCCCCTGTGCTGCTAACCCACCTAAGGTATTTCCACAAGTTAGTGTCAATGATATGCGACAAGAAAATAAGTACTTGTCGCAGTCACATCATCACCATATGCACTTTGAGGATCAGTACAATGGGAATGTGGTTCGACATGATATTATTATTCCTTCGAACATCCATACTCATTTGCATAGCCACAGCCACCACCACTGTCCTGACCATGAACAGGATCAACATGGTGCTTTAAACCCCCCacatcatcatcaccatcatcatcatcagcTAAATCCAACTCATGCTGTTaccaaggaagaggagaaTCATGCGCCTTCGCGCAAGAGAGTGAAACTGACCAATGAAGAGCCCTCAAACTTCATATCATGCAAATGGAATGGCTGCAATGATGAACTGGATAGCTCATCTTTCAACCAACATATCTTAGACTCTCATATCAATACCAAGTCGGATACGTATGACTGTGAATGGAAAGAATGTTTCTTTTCAACAGATAACCTTGATGATCTCCTTCTGCATGCTGGATTACATTTAGACCAATCCCCAGTGCCCATTGAGACTTTGACAAATACCTCGGCTAGTACGAAACCTGCTCCCCACAATCATGCCTCACATGCGGAGCATACATGCCTATGGGTTTCGGGGGATGGCTCGACCTGCAATGAACAATTCATGACGACGACAGATCTAACAAACCATGTTATAGAAGTTCACGTTCAATCCAAGAAATCTGAATACACATGCCGCTGGAAAGATTGCACTAGAGAACTGAAACCTTTTACTCAACGCCAGAAAGTCATTAGACACTTGAATACTCATACGAAACATAAGCCATTTGTATGCCATTATTGTATGAAAAGCTTTTCCTTGGAATTGATGCTTGAGCAGCATTTAAGGACCCATACTGGGGAAACTCCGTTCAAATGTAATGTTTGCGGTAAAGAGTTCAAAACTTCGTCATCTTACACGATACATCAGAGAATACATACCGGTGAAAAACCGTTGGAATGTCAGGTTTGCGGTAAAAAGTTCAGGGAGTCATCGAACCTCAACAAACATATGAAGACTCACACAAGAAAATTTAAGTGCGAATGCTGTATGAAGAGTTTTGATGACGAGGTAAAGTTCAAGAAGCATCAGACATTGTGTCAAGAAATCGGACGTCCAAATCTAAAATGCAGTTGCCGTGTGGACCAAGAGGTTGGTGTAAAAGTAGGGCATTGA